The Amycolatopsis sp. NBC_01480 genome segment CGGGTTGGTCTCGCGCCGGTGATAGCCGACGGACGCGGCGAGCAGCGCGCGGGCGTGGTCGTCCGGCGTGAACTCCGCCGGGTCCTCGGGCAGCCCTTCGATCAGCGGGTCCACCAGCGCCGCCATCGCGGCCGCCCGCTCCGCGCGGCGCTGGGCGGCGACGTCCTCTTCGGACGTCCTCAGTAGAGCGTCCTCTTCGGACTCGACGACCGGCGGGACCGGCTCGATGCCCGCCTCTTCCCGGACCTGGTGCAGGAACTCCAGCAGCCGCAACGTCGAGACGCAGTCGTACTCGTTGTAGTCGCCGATGCTGTGCAGCACTTCTTCGGCGCGCTCGGTCTCGCCGGCGTGCGACAGCGTGAGGTACTCCTCGTACGCCTCGATGCTGGAGACTGCCGTCTTCACGTCGCCTTCGCGCGCGGCGGGCATGTACAGCGGCTCCAGGTACTTGATGGAGTACGACCGCTGCCCGACGCGCAAAGCCTTACGCACCACCGCGTACAGGTCCACCATCGCGCCACTGCGCAACAGCTCGTCCACTGCCTCTTCGCGCGTGCCGTGCACCGCGGCGAGCCGCTTCACGGCCGTCACCTCGTACGGCGCGTAGTGGTAGACGTGCGCGCCGGGGTACTCCGCCAGCCGCGCCGTCGCGAAGTCCACGAAGTCTTCGAACGCCCGCTTCTCCTGCGCGCGCGAGTGCGCCCAGAACGGCGTGAACCGCTGGCCGTCGGCGTCGGAGGTCACGGCGCCGAACAGGTACTCCAGGCCGGTTCCCGCCAACGCGTACGGGTCGCCCTCCATGTCGAAGAAGACGTCGCCCGGGCTCGGCGCCGGCAGCTCCGCGAGCGTGTCCGGGCCGATCACCTCGTACGCGAGTTCGCCGGTTTCGTCTTGGCGCACCTGGATCGCGGCCTGCGCGCGCAGCGTGGCGAACGTGGTGACGGACATGTCGCGCGGCCGGTCCGCCGGCTCGGCGACGGCGAGCGAGTCGATCGTGCCGAGCCCGGCCGTCGCCAGCTTGCGCCGTTGCTCACTGCGCATCCCGGCCACCAGCGACAGATCGCGATCGGCTTCGCGCGCCGAAGCGCAGTGCTGTGCATAACCGCAGGCGCCGCAAGCGGGACGCTCGTCGGCCCACAGCTTCAGTGGCAGCTGCGGGGGCCTGGAGCGCAGACGCGAGCGGAGGCGGTCGAGCAACGGGAGGAAGTCGTCGACGCGGAGGGTGCGCGTGGTGCCGTCGCCGAGCAGCAGGTGCATGTCCGGGCCGGAAGGCCAGCCGCCGCGCCGCAGGGCGTCGGCGTAGGCGGCCAGCTGGACGACGGCGGCGGGCTTGGCGTGACGGGCGAGCTTGGTGTCGTAGACCTCGTAGCGGCCTTCGTCGTCGCGCAGCAGGAAGTCGGCGCGGCCGGTGAACTCCTCGTCGTGGAACACCGCCTGGTAGACGACGGGCGCGCCGGCCCGCAACGCCTCCGCGGTGGCCTTCGCCGCCACCACGGGGTCGCGCTCCTCGATCTCGACGACCTGGGTCTTCTCGCTCCGCAGCCGCCCGAGCGTGGCCGCCTCGTGCGCGCGGCCGTGCTTGACGGCCAGCTGATCCGGCCCCGAGCCGGGCCGCGGCGCACCGGGCAGGCCCGCGGCCAGCGCCTGGGTGAGCACACTCCGGTGCTCGCATTCGAGCAGGTCGGCAAGATCGGACGGCGTGTACATCGCCGCGAAGTCTGACACGGCCGCCTGCACGCCCGGACCACCAGCATCCCGACACGCCGACGGCCCAGGACTCGTGAGTGTTTATGCCGGTTCTAACCGTCATAAACACTCACGAGTCTCAGCGGCGCGGCGGCAGCGGGACCACGTCGAGGTCGCGGGCCACGTGGATCTCGCCGTCGAAGACCTTGGCGGCCTCGTCGCGGAACTGGTCGGCCTCCTCGTAGGGGTAGCGCTGCGAGAAGTGCGTCAGCACCAGCGTGCGCGCGCCGGACTCGGCGGCGAGCCGGCCGGCGTCGCCGGCGGTGAGGTGGCCGTAGCGCTCGGCGAGGTCGGCGTCGGCTTGGCGGAAGGTGGACTCGGCGACGAGCAGGTCCGCGTCCCGCGCGCAGGCGAACGCGCCCGGGCACAGCCGGGTGTCCATCACGAACGCGAAAACCTGGCCCGGCCGCGGCTCGCTGACGTCGGTGAGCGAGACCGTGCGCCCGTCGACGATGAGCGAGCCCTCGCGCTGGAGCCGGGAGACGTCCGGGCCGCGCACCCCGGCCGCGGCCAGCGCTTCAGGCAGCATGCGGACGCCGTCCGGCTCGGCGAAGCGGTAGCCGTAGCAGTCGATGCGGTGGTCGAGGGCGTACGCCGACAAGGGACCGTCCAGCAGGCCCTCGCCGGTCACCGGCAGCTCGACCAGCTCCGCGCGCTCGTGGAACGACGTCGAGTGCCGCAGCCGGTCGAAGTACACCTGGCCGGACGCCGGGTAGTGACAGCGCACCGGGTGCGCGACGGCGTCCATCGAGAAGCGCTGGATGACCCCGGCCAGGCCGAGGCTGTGGTCCCCGTGGAAGTGGGTGACGCAGACCCTGGTCAGCGCGTTCGCGGCGACGCCGGCGTGGATCATCTGCCGCTGCGTGCCCTCGCCGGGGTCGAAGAGCACCCCCTCGCCGTCGAACCGCAGGAGGTAGCCGTTGTGGTTGCGGTGCCGCGTCGGCGTCTGGCTGGCCGAGCCGAGCACCACGAGCTCGCGCCGTGACATCCCGACATCTTCCCCCGGCGCGCCCCGGCCGGCCACAGAATTGATCTTCGAACGACGACGGCCGCCCGGAGTTTATTCCGGGCGGCCGTCATGATCGAAATTGCGGTGCGAATGCGAGCGGATACCAGAAGTGACCGCCCGCGCAATTATTGTTAAATCCGCGCTACCGATTCCTTAATACCCAGTACTTCCCGATACCAATACGCGGCTTCGGCCAGCCGGACGTCCAGGCCCGGCCCCGGGGACTCGCCGGTGCGGGCCCAGACGCGGCTGCTCTCGTACCAGTGATCCCGCGTGAGCAGGGAGTACTGGTGCTCGCTCAGCCAGGCCAGCGCGGCTCGGGTGCGGGCGCGGTGCTCGTCGAGCCGCAGGTCGGCCGCGGGAAGCGGCAGGTCGAGCGCCTCGCAGACCGAGGTGAGCAGGCTCCGCACCCGCACCGGGCGCGGGTCGGCCGCGTGGAACACCTCACCGGCCCGCCCCAGCCCCGGGTCCAGCGCGAACGCGGCGATGACCTTGGCCAGGTCGCCGGCCGCGATCACCGACGTGCGCGCCGACCCGCCCTCGGCCCAGGCCGGCACCGCGCGCAGCCACCGCACCAGCGTGGGGACCACGTGCCGATCCCCCGCGCCGTAGACCAGGTGCGGCCGCAGGACCACCCCGCCCGCCTCCCGGACCAGCCGCTCGGCCGCCAGCCTGCTCCGGCTGGTGGCCGACGACGGGTCCGTGACCAGCGCCGATCCACCCGGGGCAGCCACGTCGTCCGGCAGCCGCACCGATTCGGTGGCTCCGCGGTGGTCGCCGTCGCGGTAGACCGCGCAGGTGCTCAGGTAGAGCGGCCGCCGCACGCCGGCACGGCGGGCCTCCGCGAGCAGGTTCCGGGTGCCGTCTTCGTTGACAGCGGTGCACAGGTCCGCGTCCCCGCCGATGTGGGAAGCCAGGTGCACCAGGGTGGTGACCCCGGTGCACACGCCGGCCAGGCCGGTGGCGTCGGTGAGGTCACCGCGCCACTCGGCCACGCCCGCGCCGGCCATCCACGCCGGCATCGGCCGCCGGACGAGCACGCGCAGCCGCGCGCCCGCCCCGCGTTCCACCAGCTCCCGCACCACGGCCGCGCCGATGAAGCCGTTCGCGCCCGTGACCAGGATGTCCGTCTTACTGTCCGCCCCCAGGCCGGCAGTCATGACAAGCGCATCGCCAGCGTGCCGACGGCCGCGGTGTCCCCGTTCTGCTCGAACACCACCCGCACCACGCGGGCGCCGTCCGCGGCCACCTCGAGCTCTTCGGCCGTGATCAGGCAGTCGGCGTCGAACTCCACGTACGACTCGAACTCGAACTCGGCCCGCACGGGCAGCGCGGCCGGGTCGCCGACCTGCAGCAGGGCTGTCTGCCGGGCGGCCTCGGCCAGCACCATCGCCGGCACGTGGTCCACCACGTGGTCGAACAGCACCGCGTGGTCCGGGTCGAACCGCAGGGCCAGCACCCCGGGCACCTCGGTCTCCGCGACCAGCACGTCCCCGGTCCGGTCCCGGCCGACCAGCGCCGGCTCGACCGTGGGCAGCACCCCGGCCTGGAACGGCGTCGCGGCGAAGTGCTCACCCCGGACCCGCCGGTAGACGGCCGAAGACACGCAGCGCCAACGGTCCGACGCGGTGCCGATGTGGTGGCCGTCGCGGAAGCAGTCGAAGTCGAAGCGCATCCCGGCGACGTTCTTCCCGCGCGCCTGGACGTCGTGCGCGGTGGCCCGCAGGACCACGTCGACCGGGCGGCCCACGGTGGCCAGACCGGCCTGGTCGACGTCGTAGGTCTTCCAGTCGGACAGGAAGCTGTAGCCCATCGGGACGCCGTACGCCCGGTGCGCGATCAGCAGGCCCGCCTGCCGGACCGTCTCGGCGTACAGCAGCGGGTCGTGCGAAGCCGGTGTGAGCGGGCCGAAGAAGCTGTGCCGGCGCGGCCACTGCGCGCCGATCTCGAAGCGGCCCTCGCCGAGAATGTTCAGATCGGTGACGAAGACTTCCGAGACGGCCGCGCGGTGGACGAGATTGCGCGGGATCGTCTGCTGGAAATCCACCGACCGTCCCGGCGGCAGTTCGTCACCGGTAGTGGCCAATTGTGTGCGGACAGGATGGGTCAAAGTGTCGACCATGTCAGTCCTCCCAGAAAGCTTTCCCCAGTTTCCCCAGTACCTTTCAATTTCTAGCCGAATCGGCCGCACAAAACCATACCTACCTACCGGTTTTTTTCTCTGGCTCTCCGCGCCTCGGCGTCGTAGACTGTTCACTTGACGTCGGGGGCGGCACCGCCGGTCCCGACCACGCAAGCACGGAAGGGGCAGGACGTGGCTCGCCAGGAACGCGCGGAGCAGACTCGCAAGGCCATCCTCGAGGCAGCGGCCTCACGGTTCGACGCGGTCGGCTTCCTCGGCGCGAGCCTGTCGGACATCCTCGCCGAGGCCGGGGTGACCAAGGGCGCGCTGTACTTCCACTTCAAGTCCAAAGAGGACCTCGCCGAGGCGCTCATCCAGGAGCAGTTCGGCGTGCTGGACGGCGTGCCGGAGATGGACGACCCGGGCCTGCAGACGGTGATCGACTGGTCCCGCGACGTCGCGATGGGCCTGCAGTACGACGTCCGGGTGCGAGCGGGCATCCGGCTCGTCATCGAGCAGGGCACGTTCGTCGCCCCCGCCGGCAACGCCTACAAGCAGTGGATCGACACGCTCCACGGCTGCCTGCTCGCGGCGCGCGCGGCGGGCGACCTCCGCAAGGAGGTCAACCCGCACGACCTCGCCCAGCTCGTGGTCGCGTCCTTCACCGGGATCCAGCTGAGCTCACAGGTGCTGACCGGCCGGGCGGACCTGCTCGAACGCGTGACCTTCATGTGGCGCACCATCCTCAGCTCCGTGGTGCCCCCGCGCCGGCTGCACAAGTTCCACCTCGAGGGCACTCCCCAGCCGGCGGAAACCGCTTCCGCCTGAGGCGCACCGGAGCCGCCCGGCCTGTGCTCAGCCGCGAATGCCCGGCGCCACCGCGGAAAGCCACCCCGGCGAGGCCGGATCGATCAGCCGCCACAGCTCGATCAGCGTGCGGGCCAGGTCGACGTCCGGGTCGATCGTCCCGCTCGCGACCACCGCCTCCAGCCCCACGCAGGTGACGACCAGCAGCAGGGCCACCGTGTCGGACGGCGCCTCGCCGGCCAGCTCGCCCGCCTCGTGCGCGTCGGCCACGTACTGGCGCACCCGGGCGAACCAGGCCCGCGAGAACGCCACGTACCGCTCGTCCTTCGAGCCCATCTCCCGGGTCAGGCGGAAACTCGCGCCGACCTTCGGCTCGGTCTCGAGCCAGCCCATCAGCGCGTGACCGAGCACCGCGAGCCGCCGCAGGGCGGGCAGCGAAGCCTGCTCCCGGTGTTCGACGTGCTCGTTCAGCACCGTGACGGCGGCCTGCTGGACCTCGTCGCAGATCTCGTCCTTCGAGGAGAAGTGGAAGTACAGGCCACCCTTGGTGATGCCGGCCTCGCGCGCGATGTCCACCATGCTGGTGGCCGCGTAACCGTCACGGTGCAGCAGCACGGCCGCGGCGTCCAGCAAGAGGAGCCGGGTCTGCTCCGCGCGCGCCTGCTTGGTCACCGTCGTTCCCATCTCCTCGGGCCGGCCCGGGGGCGAACCCTGGCCAGCTCAGCCCTGCCATAATTACATACCAACCGCCCGGTTTACAAGCAGTCAACGGCGAAATACCGGTCACAACCGGCACTTCCTTCAGGCTAACTGCAGGTAAACAGACCGACCTCCCGGTTTTGTATTGAAAACCGACCTCCCGGTTTGATACGCTGCGCCGGTGGGACCAGTCACACGGCCGGCGAGATGGGGGCGCTGGGGGCGCCGCCGGCCGGGTCCCCGCCGACGCGGACACCGGAGGACAGCACTCATGATGAACTACGAAATACTCGGGCAGATCAGAGTCAGCGGCCGTCCCGGTGTCAGCGCGCCACGGGCCCGCAAGATCGAGACGCTGCTGGCGGCATTGCTGGCCAAGAACAACCAGGTGGTGACCACCGAGCACCTGATCGGCGAGATCTGGGGCGAGAACCCGCCGGCCCGGGCCAGCGCGGCGCTGTACGTCTACGTCTCGCAGCTGCGGAAGCTCCTGCGCGGCACCGGAGAATCCGATGAGAGCCCGGTGGTCACCAGCCCTCGCGGCTACTCGCTCCACGTCGGCATCGACGAGCTCGACGCCGACCGCTTCACCCGCCTGTACCAGGAAGGCCGGGCCTTGCACTGGGACCGCAGCTACGGCCAGGCCGCCAAGGTGCTGCGCCAGGCCGCGGACCTCTGGCGGGGCGAGGCCTTCGGCGGCTTCACCGACTCCCCCGACGTGCAGGCCTATGCCGCGCTGCTCGAAGAGAGCCGGCTGGAGTGCCTGGAACTGCTGATGGAGACCGAGCTGCTGATCGGGCGGCACCGCGAGGTGGTCGGGCAGCTCTCCGCGCTGGCGAAGGAGCACACGCTGCGCGAGACCTTCTACGAGTACCTGATGACCGCGCTCCTGCGGTCGAACCGGCGGGCCGAGGCGCTGGAAACGTTCGCCTCCGCGCGGCAGAACCTGGTGCAGCAGCTGGGCATCGAGCCCGGCAGCTCGCTGCGGAAGCTGCACCACAGCATCCTCGTCGGCGAGCTGTCGGACGCGGTATAACCAACCGCGATACCCACGGCCCGGCTCCCGCCACCAGCGGAGGGCCGGGCTGTTTTCGTTGCGCGCCAGGACTCGTGAGTGTTTATGCCGGTTAGAACCGGCATAAACACTCACGAGTCAGCTGCGGAACACCGACACCACGGGGCCGCCGCACTCGACCGGCTCGCCGTACCAGCCGCCCCAGCGGCTGTCGAGCGCCAGGTCGGCCAGCTCCGCCATCAGGTCCAGCTCCGCGGGCCAGACATACCGGGCGGGCACCTTCGCGCCGGTGAGCAGGATGGTCTGGCGGATGCTGTCGACCCCGGCCACCCAGACGTCCGCGGCCCAGCGTTCCGGATCCGGCTGCTGTCCCTGGACCACCAGCGCGCCGCCGGGCCGCAGCAGCCGGCTCAGGCGCCGCATCAGGCGAAGCTGCTCGCGCTGCACGGAAAACCGGGTGAGCGCATCCGCGGGGACGTACACGACGTCGTACCGCAGGCCGGTCGGCAGGCCGTGCCCGAGATCCGCGGCGGTGACCGCGTAGCCCTCCCCGGCCATCGCGTCGGCGACCGAGCCGCCGCCCAGTGCCAGCACCCGCCCGCCGTGGCGGGCCACGCGGTCGGCGACCTCGGCGAGGAACGCCACAGCGCCCGCGGGGTCGTCGGCCAGCGGCGCCAGCCACGCTTCGAGCACGTCGGCCGGCTTCTCGTCGATGCGGGTCGGCATCACGCCACCTCACTTCACG includes the following:
- a CDS encoding TM0106 family RecB-like putative nuclease encodes the protein MYTPSDLADLLECEHRSVLTQALAAGLPGAPRPGSGPDQLAVKHGRAHEAATLGRLRSEKTQVVEIEERDPVVAAKATAEALRAGAPVVYQAVFHDEEFTGRADFLLRDDEGRYEVYDTKLARHAKPAAVVQLAAYADALRRGGWPSGPDMHLLLGDGTTRTLRVDDFLPLLDRLRSRLRSRPPQLPLKLWADERPACGACGYAQHCASAREADRDLSLVAGMRSEQRRKLATAGLGTIDSLAVAEPADRPRDMSVTTFATLRAQAAIQVRQDETGELAYEVIGPDTLAELPAPSPGDVFFDMEGDPYALAGTGLEYLFGAVTSDADGQRFTPFWAHSRAQEKRAFEDFVDFATARLAEYPGAHVYHYAPYEVTAVKRLAAVHGTREEAVDELLRSGAMVDLYAVVRKALRVGQRSYSIKYLEPLYMPAAREGDVKTAVSSIEAYEEYLTLSHAGETERAEEVLHSIGDYNEYDCVSTLRLLEFLHQVREEAGIEPVPPVVESEEDALLRTSEEDVAAQRRAERAAAMAALVDPLIEGLPEDPAEFTPDDHARALLAASVGYHRRETNPAWWEFFRQLAAPLGDLEVDTTCAVPVSMSVGEWVPPSGRLRTAKRTLVLACDPDRPHPFAPGDDVRLRYGANSRDAKVIGSSAVELTLEESSAPDATSPDRPAAVLPGSPVRPSPKDEAVAELAQLVVDALPVLPAHPGVDLLRRSSPRLRGGAPLPEPGEDLVATVIKAVDALDGSVLAVQGPPGAGKTYLAGKLIAHLVRSGRTVGVTSTSHKAVENVLAAALGNADLPAAKRAKRTPDPELPWEQPKSNPALVKWREEHDAGHLVGGTAWTFANAAVREEPFDVLVIDEAGQFALADALAVSTCAKNVVLLGDPQQLPQVVQGTHPAGAEASALGHLIGEADIMPPHLGYFLDQTRRMHPAVCEPVSRLSYAGLLHAHPSASRSVEGFASGLYLASVDHHGNTTRSVEEAAEVVAIVASLHGRTWQGRPLTDADFLVVAPYNLQARVVSRHLSDAGHGDVRVGTVDRFQGQEAPVVITTMTSSSAVDLPRGLDFLLSRNRLNVALSRAQSVAVLVCSPRLLEADIRTVDQMRLVSGMLGLLQTATPWPG
- a CDS encoding ribonuclease Z, with the translated sequence MSRRELVVLGSASQTPTRHRNHNGYLLRFDGEGVLFDPGEGTQRQMIHAGVAANALTRVCVTHFHGDHSLGLAGVIQRFSMDAVAHPVRCHYPASGQVYFDRLRHSTSFHERAELVELPVTGEGLLDGPLSAYALDHRIDCYGYRFAEPDGVRMLPEALAAAGVRGPDVSRLQREGSLIVDGRTVSLTDVSEPRPGQVFAFVMDTRLCPGAFACARDADLLVAESTFRQADADLAERYGHLTAGDAGRLAAESGARTLVLTHFSQRYPYEEADQFRDEAAKVFDGEIHVARDLDVVPLPPRR
- a CDS encoding NAD-dependent epimerase/dehydratase family protein, encoding MTAGLGADSKTDILVTGANGFIGAAVVRELVERGAGARLRVLVRRPMPAWMAGAGVAEWRGDLTDATGLAGVCTGVTTLVHLASHIGGDADLCTAVNEDGTRNLLAEARRAGVRRPLYLSTCAVYRDGDHRGATESVRLPDDVAAPGGSALVTDPSSATSRSRLAAERLVREAGGVVLRPHLVYGAGDRHVVPTLVRWLRAVPAWAEGGSARTSVIAAGDLAKVIAAFALDPGLGRAGEVFHAADPRPVRVRSLLTSVCEALDLPLPAADLRLDEHRARTRAALAWLSEHQYSLLTRDHWYESSRVWARTGESPGPGLDVRLAEAAYWYREVLGIKESVARI
- a CDS encoding ScbA/BarX family gamma-butyrolactone biosynthesis protein — translated: MDFQQTIPRNLVHRAAVSEVFVTDLNILGEGRFEIGAQWPRRHSFFGPLTPASHDPLLYAETVRQAGLLIAHRAYGVPMGYSFLSDWKTYDVDQAGLATVGRPVDVVLRATAHDVQARGKNVAGMRFDFDCFRDGHHIGTASDRWRCVSSAVYRRVRGEHFAATPFQAGVLPTVEPALVGRDRTGDVLVAETEVPGVLALRFDPDHAVLFDHVVDHVPAMVLAEAARQTALLQVGDPAALPVRAEFEFESYVEFDADCLITAEELEVAADGARVVRVVFEQNGDTAAVGTLAMRLS
- a CDS encoding ScbR family autoregulator-binding transcription factor, which codes for MARQERAEQTRKAILEAAASRFDAVGFLGASLSDILAEAGVTKGALYFHFKSKEDLAEALIQEQFGVLDGVPEMDDPGLQTVIDWSRDVAMGLQYDVRVRAGIRLVIEQGTFVAPAGNAYKQWIDTLHGCLLAARAAGDLRKEVNPHDLAQLVVASFTGIQLSSQVLTGRADLLERVTFMWRTILSSVVPPRRLHKFHLEGTPQPAETASA
- a CDS encoding ScbR family autoregulator-binding transcription factor, with translation MGTTVTKQARAEQTRLLLLDAAAVLLHRDGYAATSMVDIAREAGITKGGLYFHFSSKDEICDEVQQAAVTVLNEHVEHREQASLPALRRLAVLGHALMGWLETEPKVGASFRLTREMGSKDERYVAFSRAWFARVRQYVADAHEAGELAGEAPSDTVALLLVVTCVGLEAVVASGTIDPDVDLARTLIELWRLIDPASPGWLSAVAPGIRG
- a CDS encoding AfsR/SARP family transcriptional regulator → MMNYEILGQIRVSGRPGVSAPRARKIETLLAALLAKNNQVVTTEHLIGEIWGENPPARASAALYVYVSQLRKLLRGTGESDESPVVTSPRGYSLHVGIDELDADRFTRLYQEGRALHWDRSYGQAAKVLRQAADLWRGEAFGGFTDSPDVQAYAALLEESRLECLELLMETELLIGRHREVVGQLSALAKEHTLRETFYEYLMTALLRSNRRAEALETFASARQNLVQQLGIEPGSSLRKLHHSILVGELSDAV